In Hippoglossus stenolepis isolate QCI-W04-F060 chromosome 13, HSTE1.2, whole genome shotgun sequence, a single genomic region encodes these proteins:
- the dcaf17 gene encoding DDB1- and CUL4-associated factor 17 isoform X2 yields MMAPCRRNRAVNAAQLLSRRRRGVTDAGSLIRLNTRILRNILLQDNRDFIKVWSKTSKSTIMYENGKIYFENYRNCYSCLHSEPQVLYKLPKRSKLEKFEDALLCQSPLDKSLASPSDHKPSLLTLTANNWLYRLSAETGKELQRVYLSSNHKFRYLGWEVSQETFYVKSVQNKETPLERQAGITHNTVLHLAIFHVFPLQIVGIVEINRKYMTEKLMLGEHSSLLGGKKVGEAPFGIPVNIKITDCLPVLFEVSCTNNGVQIGGYPWHYIYTPPQKNHKGTHRICSLKDNIMATNGIQNMSCNSLENDSIFFHPDDSGRIIHVGPTTINVLKILDELNSSLLSKVVKDFSMMTLRNINPTSQVTVTSSGRTVKRRFQQLDDDPDQETFRVVEYEDELDLLAVVLTNGEEGEGRAHIRLHDNQSGQLQRRIDLHEPWDETYRHELFFDKDTIVHIEQKNANFCCHVYKLKANRK; encoded by the exons ATGATGGCGCCGTGCCGGAGAAACAGGGCCGTGAACGCCGCGCAGCTGCTGagccggaggaggagaggtgtcACCGATGCTGGGAGCCTGATCAGACTGAACACGAGGATCCTCCGAAACATCCTCCTCCAG GACAACAGGGACTTCATCAAAGTGTGGAGCAAGACCTCAAAATCGACCATCATGTACGAGAATGGTAAAATCTACTTTGAAAACTACCGGAACTGCTACAGCTG TCTTCACTCAGAGCCTCAGGTTTTGTACAAACTGCCTAAAAGGTCTAAATTGGAGAAATTTGAAGATGCCCTGCTGTGTCAGAGCCCACTT GACAAAAGTTTGGCCTCTCCCTCTGATCATAAACCCAGTCTCTTGACTTTGACAGCCAATAACTGGCTGTATCGCCTTTCAGCTGAAACGGGGAAGGAGCTGCAACGAGTTTACCTCTCTTCAAACCATAAGTTCAG GTATCTTGGCTGGGaagtttctcaagaaacattttatgttaaatctgttcaaaacaaagaaacacctTTGGAAAGACAA GCAGGTATCACTCACAATACAGTGTTGCACTTGGCCATCTTTCATGTGTTCCCCTTGCAGATTGTAGGCATTGTGGAGATTAACAGAAAG TACATGACGGAGAAGTTAATGCTTGGAGAGCACAGTTCTCTTCTTGGAGGCAAAAAAGTGGGAGAGGCTCCGTTTGGTATCCCAGTAAACATAAAGATCACAG ATTGTCTTCCTGTGCTTTTCGAGGTGTCCTGCACGAATAATGGAGTCCAGATCGGAGGGTACCCGTGGCACTACATCTATACACCACCGCAGAAAAATCACAAGGGAACTCACCGCATCTGCTCACTCAAGGACAATATTATG GCAACAAATGGAATACAAAACATGAGCTGCAACTCTTTGGAGAATGACAGTATCTTCTTTCATCCTGACGACTCCGGAAGAATCATCCATGTTGGACCAACCACCATCAA TGTCCTTAAAATTCTTGATGAACTGAACAGTAGTTTGCTGTCAAAGGTAGTTAAGGACTTCTCTATGATGACCCTTCGAAATATCAAC CCTACCTCACAAGTCACCGTCACCTCATCAGGCCGCACAGTGAAGAGAAGATTTCAGCAGCTGGATGATGACCCAGATCAAGAG ACTTTCCGTGTGGTGGAATACGAGGACGAGCTGGACCTTTTGGCAGTCGTGCTCACTAAcggtgaggagggagaaggtAGAGCTCACATCCGACTGCATGACAACCAAAGTGGACAGTTACAGCGAAGAATTGATCTGCATGAACCTTGGGATGAG ACGTATCGGCACGAGTTGTTCTTTGACAAAGACACGATTGTTCACATTGAACAGAAGAACGCCAACTTCTGCTGCCATGTTTACAAACTCAAGGCCAACAGGAAATAA
- the dcaf17 gene encoding DDB1- and CUL4-associated factor 17 isoform X1: MMAPCRRNRAVNAAQLLSRRRRGVTDAGSLIRLNTRILRNILLQDNRDFIKVWSKTSKSTIMYENGKIYFENYRNCYSCLHSEPQVLYKLPKRSKLEKFEDALLCQSPLDKSLASPSDHKPSLLTLTANNWLYRLSAETGKELQRVYLSSNHKFRYLGWEVSQETFYVKSVQNKETPLERQAGITHNTVLHLAIFHVFPLQIVGIVEINRKVFGNGVTDVVLSQGVLAVSHSNKSVKLYSFEHIVQRYMTEKLMLGEHSSLLGGKKVGEAPFGIPVNIKITDCLPVLFEVSCTNNGVQIGGYPWHYIYTPPQKNHKGTHRICSLKDNIMATNGIQNMSCNSLENDSIFFHPDDSGRIIHVGPTTINVLKILDELNSSLLSKVVKDFSMMTLRNINPTSQVTVTSSGRTVKRRFQQLDDDPDQETFRVVEYEDELDLLAVVLTNGEEGEGRAHIRLHDNQSGQLQRRIDLHEPWDETYRHELFFDKDTIVHIEQKNANFCCHVYKLKANRK; the protein is encoded by the exons ATGATGGCGCCGTGCCGGAGAAACAGGGCCGTGAACGCCGCGCAGCTGCTGagccggaggaggagaggtgtcACCGATGCTGGGAGCCTGATCAGACTGAACACGAGGATCCTCCGAAACATCCTCCTCCAG GACAACAGGGACTTCATCAAAGTGTGGAGCAAGACCTCAAAATCGACCATCATGTACGAGAATGGTAAAATCTACTTTGAAAACTACCGGAACTGCTACAGCTG TCTTCACTCAGAGCCTCAGGTTTTGTACAAACTGCCTAAAAGGTCTAAATTGGAGAAATTTGAAGATGCCCTGCTGTGTCAGAGCCCACTT GACAAAAGTTTGGCCTCTCCCTCTGATCATAAACCCAGTCTCTTGACTTTGACAGCCAATAACTGGCTGTATCGCCTTTCAGCTGAAACGGGGAAGGAGCTGCAACGAGTTTACCTCTCTTCAAACCATAAGTTCAG GTATCTTGGCTGGGaagtttctcaagaaacattttatgttaaatctgttcaaaacaaagaaacacctTTGGAAAGACAA GCAGGTATCACTCACAATACAGTGTTGCACTTGGCCATCTTTCATGTGTTCCCCTTGCAGATTGTAGGCATTGTGGAGATTAACAGAAAG GTATTTGGTAATGGTGTTACCGATGTTGTTTTGTCTCAAGGTGTCCTGGCTGTGTCTCACAGCAACAAATCTGTGAAGCTGTACAGCTTTGAACACATTGTGCAAAGG TACATGACGGAGAAGTTAATGCTTGGAGAGCACAGTTCTCTTCTTGGAGGCAAAAAAGTGGGAGAGGCTCCGTTTGGTATCCCAGTAAACATAAAGATCACAG ATTGTCTTCCTGTGCTTTTCGAGGTGTCCTGCACGAATAATGGAGTCCAGATCGGAGGGTACCCGTGGCACTACATCTATACACCACCGCAGAAAAATCACAAGGGAACTCACCGCATCTGCTCACTCAAGGACAATATTATG GCAACAAATGGAATACAAAACATGAGCTGCAACTCTTTGGAGAATGACAGTATCTTCTTTCATCCTGACGACTCCGGAAGAATCATCCATGTTGGACCAACCACCATCAA TGTCCTTAAAATTCTTGATGAACTGAACAGTAGTTTGCTGTCAAAGGTAGTTAAGGACTTCTCTATGATGACCCTTCGAAATATCAAC CCTACCTCACAAGTCACCGTCACCTCATCAGGCCGCACAGTGAAGAGAAGATTTCAGCAGCTGGATGATGACCCAGATCAAGAG ACTTTCCGTGTGGTGGAATACGAGGACGAGCTGGACCTTTTGGCAGTCGTGCTCACTAAcggtgaggagggagaaggtAGAGCTCACATCCGACTGCATGACAACCAAAGTGGACAGTTACAGCGAAGAATTGATCTGCATGAACCTTGGGATGAG ACGTATCGGCACGAGTTGTTCTTTGACAAAGACACGATTGTTCACATTGAACAGAAGAACGCCAACTTCTGCTGCCATGTTTACAAACTCAAGGCCAACAGGAAATAA
- the LOC118120054 gene encoding plasma membrane ascorbate-dependent reductase CYBRD1 — protein sequence MAMENFRQFLVALFAAVLFGVVSIIFVLVWVLQYREGLAWDGALGEFNWHPLLMVTGFIFIQGIAIIVYRLPFTWQCSKLTMKFTHAGLHLVSFILAVISVVAVFDFHNGAKIPNMYSLHSWLGLTAVALYCLQLVLGVGIYLIPITPVYWRAAVMPLHIYSGLFLFTSVVAVALMGITEKLIFGLSDPKYKDLPPEAIFVNVLGLLLVIFGALILWIATRPSWKRPSDQVLHTLHTNGGGEDNTKVGPSLSQLTDGADSETTGDVRKRINKLDRADSLIAE from the exons ATGGCGATGGAGAACTTCAGGCAGTTCCTGGTCGCTCTGTTCGCCGCCGTCCTCTTCGGGGTTGTCTCCATAATCTTCGTGTTGGTTTGGGTTCTGCAATACAGGGAAGGTTTAGCCTGGGATGGAGCTCTGGGCGAATTCAACTGGCATCCGCTGCTAATGGTCACAGGGTTTATTTTCATTCAAGGAATAG CCATCATTGTCTACAGGCTCCCCTTCACCTGGCAGTGCAGCAAACTGACGATGAAGTTCACCCATGCAGGCTTGCACTTAGTGTCCTTCATTCTTGCTGTTATATCTGTGGTGGCCGTTTTTGACTTCCATAATGGTGCAAAAATCCCCAACATGTACAGTCTGCACAGCTGGCTGGGCCTGACAGCTGTCGCACTGTACTGTCTGCAG CTGGTCCTTGGAGTTGGCATATACTTGATACCAATTACTCCGGTATACTGGAGAGCAGCGGTTATGCCCCTCCACATCTACAGTGGTCTATTTCTCTTTACCAGTGTTGTCGCTGTGGCACTCATGGGCATCACAGAGAAACTCATTTTTGGCCT GAGTGACCCAAAGTATAAAGACTTGCCTCCGGAGGCAATTTTTGTGAACGTTCTGGGACTCCTCCTGGTGATTTTTGGagctctgatcctctggatTGCCACTCGACCCTCTTGGAAACGCCCCAGTGACCAGGTCTTGCATACCTTGCATACCAACGGGGGAGGTGAGGACAACACCAAAGTGGGTCCATCCCTGTCTCAGCTGACGGATGGAGCTGATTCTGAGACTACTGGGGATGTCAGGAAGAGGATCAACAAACTAGACAGAGCAGATTCATTGATTGCAGAATAA